TGCCGCGCAACGGCTGCGTACTCGTGCCGAACAACGGCGCGTATTGCGCTCGCATCGTCAGGATCCTGCAGTGCATGGGGATTGCCGTTATCGAACTGGCTCTGCGCGAAGACGAGCCAGTCAGCGCGGCGGCGATCGAGGACGCGTTCAACCTTAACCCGCGGATCACGCACGTCGCGCAGGTCCATCTGGAAACGAGCGCCGGCCTCGTGAATCCGCTCGACGAGATCGCCGCGCTGTGTCAGCGTCATGGCAAGAGCCTGATTGTGGATGCGATGAGTTCGTTCGGCGCGCTGCCGATCGACCTGCGCAAGGGCGGCATCGATGCGCTCGTTTCGGCAAGCGGCAAGTGCCTCGAAGGTGTGCCCGGAATGGGCTTCGTGATCGTGCGGCGCAGCGTGCTGGAAGCGAGCGAAGGACGCTCGCCTTCTCTCGCCCTCGATCTGCACGATCAATATGTGTACATGCAGAAGACGACGCAGTGGCGCTTCACGCCGCCGACGCACGTTGTCGCCGCGTTGCGCAACGCGCTCGACCGCTTCATCACGGAAGGCGGCCAGCCGGCGCGCGGCGCGCGCTACGCCGAGAACTGCAGGACGCTGGTGCAG
The DNA window shown above is from Paraburkholderia sp. BL10I2N1 and carries:
- a CDS encoding 2-aminoethylphosphonate--pyruvate transaminase, with translation MLGNDPILLTPGPLTTSSATRQAMLRDWGSWDAAFNRMTQTVCTDLVEIAHGENDYVCVPMQGSGTFAVEATIGTLVPRNGCVLVPNNGAYCARIVRILQCMGIAVIELALREDEPVSAAAIEDAFNLNPRITHVAQVHLETSAGLVNPLDEIAALCQRHGKSLIVDAMSSFGALPIDLRKGGIDALVSASGKCLEGVPGMGFVIVRRSVLEASEGRSPSLALDLHDQYVYMQKTTQWRFTPPTHVVAALRNALDRFITEGGQPARGARYAENCRTLVQEMMALGFEPFLKADVQAPVIVTFHAPKDPAWRFADFYAAVRDAGYVLYPGKLTQVETFRVGCIGAIDANELHNAVAAIDRTLKKLGVRVR